From the Gammaproteobacteria bacterium genome, one window contains:
- a CDS encoding DUF2219 family protein, whose product MKAIVFTQYGLPKGLELKEVPKPAPRDDELLIRLHTSFINSWDWEFLNGKPFINRLFYGLLKPRPGKQILGSDVSGTVEAIGKFVIDRAKTITLLLLIGLLTSPVHALEDESGFWSLQIENDLWGSKDDRFYTNGWQFSFSSPKSPPAYLEKISDYIPFYTKGETGYYGYALGQKLFTPANINTSELLVNDRPYAGWLFVESFIGHRYFDRGDREKINGLILMLGIVGPASLGEQTQRAVHRMTSSDDPKGWDNQLEDELGLNATFLQKWRYILDFDERLQSEVSLHTGLTLGNVYSYASLGLMLRWGTYLKDDIGPPTISPGFPGLPAFNINRRANWYLFAGLEARAVAHNIFLDGNTNVDSHSVDKEELVGDLQIGVAIHAYDARISFSQMFRSEEFEGQPERTRYGLINFTLFIE is encoded by the coding sequence ATGAAAGCGATCGTATTTACTCAATATGGGCTGCCGAAAGGCCTTGAATTGAAAGAGGTGCCAAAACCTGCGCCGAGGGACGATGAGTTACTGATACGCCTTCACACGTCCTTTATCAATTCCTGGGACTGGGAGTTCCTTAACGGAAAGCCGTTTATAAACCGTCTCTTTTACGGTCTTCTTAAACCAAGGCCAGGCAAGCAGATACTTGGCTCTGACGTTTCAGGAACTGTTGAGGCAATCGGCAAGTTCGTCATCGACCGGGCCAAGACGATAACGCTACTCCTTCTCATCGGCTTGTTGACAAGTCCGGTTCACGCGCTTGAGGATGAGTCCGGCTTCTGGAGCCTGCAGATTGAAAATGATCTCTGGGGCAGCAAGGATGATCGTTTTTACACCAACGGCTGGCAATTTTCCTTTTCATCCCCAAAGTCCCCGCCTGCATACCTCGAAAAGATATCCGACTACATTCCGTTCTACACCAAGGGCGAAACCGGATATTACGGCTATGCCCTGGGTCAGAAATTATTCACGCCGGCAAACATCAATACCTCCGAACTGCTCGTCAATGACCGACCCTACGCCGGTTGGCTCTTCGTCGAGTCTTTTATCGGACATCGTTATTTCGACCGGGGCGATCGAGAAAAAATTAACGGACTTATCCTTATGCTGGGGATCGTGGGACCGGCTTCACTGGGGGAACAAACACAGCGCGCCGTGCACAGAATGACCAGTAGCGATGATCCCAAGGGATGGGATAACCAACTCGAAGACGAACTCGGCCTGAACGCAACCTTTTTGCAGAAATGGCGCTACATTTTAGATTTCGACGAACGGCTACAATCAGAGGTCAGCCTGCATACCGGGTTGACCCTGGGCAATGTCTACAGCTACGCTTCGCTGGGATTGATGTTGCGCTGGGGCACCTATCTCAAGGATGACATAGGTCCACCCACGATCAGTCCCGGCTTTCCGGGTCTGCCCGCGTTCAATATCAACCGCCGGGCCAACTGGTATCTGTTTGCAGGACTCGAAGCGCGCGCTGTCGCTCATAATATTTTTCTCGATGGCAACACCAATGTCGACAGTCATAGTGTTGATAAAGAGGAACTGGTAGGCGACCTGCAAATCGGAGTGGCCATCCATGCCTATGATGCCCGCATCTCGTTTAGCCAGATGTTTCGCAGCGAGGAATTTGAAGGTCAGCCCGAACGCACCCGGTACGGATTAATCAATTTCACTTTGTTCATCGAGTAA
- a CDS encoding outer membrane lipoprotein-sorting protein, producing MKLKTFITLVTALGFFIVMAGPAVASTPEEKGFEIAARSDRTDLGFGNSRVVLQMILRNRAGQESMRTLEIATLEKPDEKVGDKSLVLFHTPRDIEGTALLSHAKILDPDDQWLYLPALKRVKRIASSNKSGPFVGSEFAFEDFTAIELNKFDYRYIGTETCGAYQCDVLERLPRYEKSGYSKQIAWVDQDVFQFRKVEFYDRRGDLLKVLELGDYRQYDNGAWRAHKLSMENVQTNKQTHLIYQDYAFNVDLSDKDFVKGRLSRLR from the coding sequence ATGAAACTCAAAACCTTCATCACCCTCGTCACCGCACTCGGGTTCTTCATCGTAATGGCGGGCCCGGCCGTGGCTAGCACGCCCGAGGAAAAGGGATTCGAGATCGCTGCCCGCTCTGACCGCACCGACCTCGGCTTCGGCAACAGCCGGGTCGTGCTGCAGATGATCCTGCGCAACAGGGCAGGCCAGGAGTCCATGCGTACACTCGAAATCGCGACGCTCGAAAAACCTGACGAAAAAGTCGGCGATAAGAGCCTCGTACTGTTTCACACGCCGCGTGACATCGAAGGCACCGCGTTGCTGTCGCACGCCAAGATCCTCGACCCCGACGATCAATGGCTGTACCTGCCCGCGCTGAAACGCGTCAAGCGCATCGCATCCAGCAACAAGTCCGGCCCATTCGTCGGCTCCGAGTTCGCGTTCGAGGATTTCACCGCAATCGAGCTCAACAAGTTCGACTACCGCTACATCGGCACCGAGACCTGTGGCGCCTACCAGTGCGACGTGCTCGAGCGCCTGCCACGGTATGAGAAATCCGGTTACAGCAAGCAGATCGCGTGGGTCGACCAGGACGTGTTCCAGTTCCGCAAGGTCGAGTTCTACGACCGCCGCGGCGACCTGTTGAAAGTGCTCGAGCTCGGCGACTACCGCCAGTACGACAACGGCGCCTGGCGCGCGCACAAGCTGTCGATGGAAAACGTGCAGACCAACAAACAGACCCACCTGATCTACCAGGACTATGCATTCAACGTCGACCTCTCGGACAAGGACTTCGTCAAGGGTCGCCTGAGCCGCCTGCGCTAA